In Clostridium sp., one DNA window encodes the following:
- the rhaA gene encoding L-rhamnose isomerase, translating into MSVKEKYELAKKEYERWGIDVDKALEELKKVRISIHCWQGDDIAGFEVDQKELSGGIAATGNYPGKARNPEELRKDLDKALSLIPGKHKVNLHAIYAETAGKFVERDEIKPEHFENWVSWAKKNDLGLDFNPTIFSHDKAKDGLTLSNPDKEIRDFWIRHCIASRKIGEYFGKELGKTCLTNLWIPDGYKDIPSDRLGPRQRLKDSLDEIFKEKIDKKYNLDSVESKVFGIGAESYTVGSSEFYLNYAAKNDVLCLMDTGHYHPTEVVSDKISSMLLFSDKVALHVSRPVRWDSDHVIILDDELKELAKEIVRNNALDRVIIGLDFFDASINRVAAWVIGTRNMIKALLNAMLLPNEKLKELQNEENYTDRLALLEEFKTYPFGAVWDYYCEINDVPVKEKWLDEVKKYEKEELSKRE; encoded by the coding sequence ATGAGTGTTAAAGAAAAATATGAATTGGCAAAAAAGGAATATGAAAGATGGGGAATAGATGTCGACAAGGCTTTGGAAGAACTTAAAAAAGTTAGAATATCCATACACTGTTGGCAGGGTGATGATATTGCAGGATTTGAGGTGGATCAGAAGGAACTGTCTGGAGGAATTGCTGCTACGGGAAATTATCCTGGAAAGGCAAGAAATCCAGAGGAGCTTAGAAAAGATCTGGATAAAGCATTAAGTCTTATTCCAGGGAAACACAAGGTAAATCTTCATGCCATATATGCTGAAACTGCTGGAAAATTTGTAGAAAGAGATGAAATAAAACCTGAGCATTTTGAAAATTGGGTATCCTGGGCAAAGAAAAATGACCTGGGCTTGGATTTCAATCCTACAATATTTTCTCATGACAAAGCAAAAGATGGACTTACACTTTCCAATCCCGATAAAGAGATTCGTGATTTTTGGATAAGACATTGTATTGCTTCAAGAAAGATTGGAGAGTATTTTGGAAAGGAACTTGGAAAGACTTGTCTGACAAACCTTTGGATACCAGATGGTTATAAGGACATTCCAAGTGACAGGCTCGGACCAAGACAGCGTCTGAAAGACTCTTTGGATGAAATATTTAAAGAAAAGATAGATAAAAAATATAATTTGGATTCTGTGGAATCAAAAGTTTTTGGAATAGGTGCTGAATCATACACAGTTGGTTCCAGTGAGTTCTATCTCAATTATGCAGCAAAAAATGATGTGTTGTGCCTGATGGATACAGGACATTATCATCCAACAGAGGTAGTATCGGACAAAATTTCATCAATGCTTCTGTTTTCAGACAAAGTTGCCCTTCATGTAAGCAGACCGGTTCGTTGGGACAGTGACCACGTTATAATTCTGGATGATGAACTTAAAGAGCTTGCAAAGGAAATAGTAAGGAATAATGCACTTGACAGAGTAATAATAGGTCTTGATTTCTTTGATGCGAGCATCAACAGGGTAGCGGCATGGGTTATCGGTACGAGGAACATGATAAAGGCGCTTTTGAATGCAATGCTTCTGCCGAATGAAAAATTGAAGGAACTCCAGAATGAAGAGAACTATACTGACAGACTTGCCCTGCTGGAGGAATTCAAAACATATCCGTTTGGTGCCGTATGGGATTACTATTGTGAGATAAACGATGTTCCTGTAAAAGAAAAATGGCTTGATGAAGTAAAAAAATATGAAAAAGAGGAATTATCAAAAAGGGAGTAG
- a CDS encoding response regulator transcription factor, protein MRLLLIEDEIMLSDALAYILRKNNYNVDVANDGIEGQEMAETEIYDIIILDRMLPGKDGLDILKGLRKKGIEIPVIILTAMDSVENRVEGLDNGADDYLIKPFSKEELLARIRALGRRNMNYIQDGNIKLNSLLFDPLKGEIEYNENKVKLTSKESQLLELLARNKNQVITRDQILDRVWGIDSDIEMNNNIEVYFSHLRKKLKCIKSGVVIETVRGVGYCLKEI, encoded by the coding sequence ATGAGATTACTTTTGATTGAAGATGAAATTATGCTTTCTGATGCACTTGCATACATTCTTAGAAAGAATAATTATAATGTGGATGTTGCCAATGATGGAATTGAGGGCCAGGAAATGGCTGAAACAGAAATATACGACATAATAATACTCGACAGGATGCTTCCAGGAAAAGATGGACTGGATATTCTGAAAGGATTGAGGAAGAAGGGAATTGAAATTCCGGTAATCATACTTACGGCTATGGATTCTGTTGAAAATAGAGTGGAAGGTTTGGATAATGGAGCGGATGATTATCTTATAAAACCTTTTTCCAAGGAGGAACTTCTTGCAAGGATAAGAGCACTTGGAAGGAGAAACATGAATTATATCCAGGATGGAAATATTAAATTGAATTCTTTGTTATTTGATCCGCTTAAAGGAGAAATTGAGTATAATGAGAACAAGGTAAAGCTCACTTCTAAAGAATCTCAGCTTTTGGAACTATTAGCGAGGAATAAAAATCAGGTTATAACCAGGGATCAGATATTGGATAGAGTATGGGGAATTGATTCTGATATAGAAATGAACAATAATATTGAGGTATATTTTTCACACCTGAGAAAAAAACTCAAGTGCATAAAAAGTGGTGTTGTTATAGAAACAGTTAGAGGTGTAGGATATTGTTTAAAAGAGATTTGA
- the rhaM gene encoding L-rhamnose mutarotase, whose product MIRKGIVMKVYEGFHDEYQKRHSEIWPEMVDMIHEYGGKNYSIFLDKETNTLFGYLEIEDEEKWNKSAETEICQKWWAYMKDIMQTNPDNSPVSVDLKEVFHMD is encoded by the coding sequence ATGATTAGAAAAGGAATTGTAATGAAGGTTTATGAAGGTTTCCATGATGAATATCAAAAAAGGCACAGTGAAATTTGGCCTGAGATGGTTGATATGATACATGAATATGGAGGAAAAAATTATTCAATATTTTTAGACAAGGAAACTAATACTTTATTTGGATATCTGGAAATAGAGGATGAAGAAAAGTGGAACAAGAGTGCAGAAACAGAAATTTGTCAAAAGTGGTGGGCCTATATGAAGGACATAATGCAAACGAATCCAGACAATAGTCCTGTATCAGTGGATTTAAAAGAAGTATTTCATATGGATTGA
- the fucO gene encoding lactaldehyde reductase: protein MINRIVLNETSYFGKGAISIIPEEVKKRQFKKAFVVTDKDLIKFNVAQNVTKKLDEAGIPYEIYDNVKPNPTIENVLTGVKNYAQSGADFIIAIGGGSSIDTSKAVGIITNNPEFSDVKSLEGEAETKNKSVPIIAVPTTAGTAAEVTINYVITDEEATKKMVCVDPKDIPIMAVIDPEMMASMPKGLTASTGMDALTHAIEGYTTKGAWELTNMFELKAIELISKNLETAVFEPKNMEAREAMGVAQYIAGMGFSNVGLGIVHSMAHSLGAFYDTPHGVANALLLPYVMEYNAPSTGEKYREIARQMGVEDVDGMSADEYRKAAVDAVRNLSKKIGIPQTLSEIGAKEEDLPRLSEIAFKDVCTPGNPRDTSETEILDIYKKAFK, encoded by the coding sequence ATGATAAATCGTATAGTTCTTAATGAAACTTCCTATTTTGGCAAGGGAGCCATAAGCATAATTCCGGAGGAAGTAAAAAAAAGACAGTTCAAGAAGGCATTTGTCGTTACAGACAAGGATCTGATCAAATTCAATGTAGCACAAAATGTAACGAAGAAGCTCGATGAAGCGGGAATACCTTATGAGATCTATGACAATGTAAAACCGAACCCTACAATAGAAAATGTACTTACAGGAGTTAAAAATTATGCCCAGTCGGGTGCGGATTTTATTATAGCAATAGGTGGAGGATCTTCCATAGATACCTCGAAAGCAGTGGGAATAATAACAAACAATCCGGAATTTTCAGATGTAAAATCCCTTGAGGGGGAAGCAGAAACAAAGAACAAGTCCGTTCCTATAATTGCAGTGCCGACTACGGCGGGAACAGCTGCAGAAGTTACAATCAACTATGTAATAACTGATGAAGAAGCTACCAAGAAGATGGTATGCGTCGATCCGAAAGACATTCCAATAATGGCAGTAATCGATCCTGAAATGATGGCTTCAATGCCAAAGGGACTTACGGCATCAACGGGTATGGATGCACTTACCCATGCAATAGAAGGATATACGACAAAAGGAGCATGGGAACTTACCAACATGTTTGAACTAAAAGCAATAGAACTTATATCAAAGAATCTTGAAACTGCAGTTTTCGAACCAAAGAACATGGAGGCGAGAGAGGCAATGGGAGTTGCCCAGTATATTGCAGGTATGGGATTTTCAAATGTAGGACTTGGAATAGTTCATTCCATGGCACATTCACTCGGTGCATTCTACGACACACCGCATGGAGTTGCAAATGCCCTTCTTCTTCCGTATGTAATGGAATATAATGCACCTTCAACTGGAGAGAAATACAGAGAGATAGCCCGCCAGATGGGGGTTGAAGATGTAGATGGAATGAGTGCTGACGAGTACAGAAAGGCAGCAGTTGATGCAGTCAGGAATTTATCAAAGAAGATAGGAATTCCACAGACGCTATCTGAAATTGGAGCAAAAGAGGAGGATCTTCCAAGACTTTCGGAAATTGCCTTCAAGGATGTATGTACACCTGGAAACCCGAGGGATACTTCTGAAACTGAAATTCTTGACATATACAAGAAAGCCTTCAAATAA
- the rhaB gene encoding rhamnulokinase, with protein sequence MEYYLGIDIGASSGRHILGHVENGKLKIEEIYRFENGIGKINDEYCWDIENLFNEVKNGIKRCREIGKIPKSIGIDTWGVDFVLLDEKDKVIGNAVSYRDNRTEGFMEKAFEKIPKDMLYLYTGIQFQRFNTLYQLLSIKEKHKDYLEKAKTFLMIPDYLNFLLTGKKTAEYTNASTTQLLNSFDRTWDDKILNTFGINKSIFQEIRLPKTKLGNLRNELVDEFGFDTEVILVASHDTGSAFIASVCNDDESIFLSSGTWSLIGVENRFPICVPQAMNYNFTNEGGIDYRYRFLKNIMGLWIIQEVRRNLDNKYSFAEIADLARDYMDFPSIIDVDDDRFLKPENMIQEIKNHCIETNQKVPEEVGEIAICVFNSLAYSYKSSVESLEEIFEKPFKKINIFGGGCKNDLLNEIVAKVTGKTVFAGPSEATAIGNISAQLLSSGACKDLGEVRKLIGNSFNIKEFK encoded by the coding sequence ATGGAATATTATTTGGGCATAGATATTGGTGCCTCAAGTGGAAGGCATATTTTAGGCCATGTGGAAAATGGAAAATTAAAGATTGAAGAAATTTATAGATTTGAAAATGGAATAGGCAAAATAAATGATGAATACTGCTGGGATATTGAAAATTTGTTCAATGAAGTTAAAAATGGCATAAAAAGATGTCGGGAAATAGGTAAAATTCCAAAGAGCATAGGAATAGATACATGGGGTGTGGATTTTGTACTGCTTGATGAAAAGGATAAAGTGATAGGAAATGCAGTATCCTATAGAGATAATAGGACAGAGGGGTTTATGGAAAAAGCCTTTGAAAAGATACCAAAGGATATGCTGTACTTGTATACTGGAATTCAATTTCAAAGATTTAATACCTTATACCAGTTACTTTCTATAAAAGAGAAACACAAGGATTATCTAGAAAAAGCAAAGACATTTTTGATGATACCTGATTATTTGAATTTCCTGTTAACCGGGAAAAAGACAGCAGAATATACAAATGCTTCCACCACCCAGCTTTTGAATTCTTTTGATAGAACGTGGGATGACAAGATTTTGAATACTTTTGGTATAAATAAAAGTATTTTTCAAGAAATAAGACTGCCTAAAACAAAATTAGGCAATTTAAGAAATGAACTGGTAGATGAATTTGGTTTTGACACGGAGGTTATTTTAGTGGCATCTCATGATACAGGATCAGCTTTTATAGCTTCAGTTTGCAATGATGATGAAAGCATATTTTTAAGTTCCGGAACATGGTCCTTGATTGGTGTTGAAAATCGTTTCCCGATATGTGTTCCTCAAGCCATGAACTACAATTTTACCAATGAGGGAGGAATAGATTATAGATACAGATTCTTAAAAAATATAATGGGGCTTTGGATTATTCAAGAAGTTAGAAGAAATCTTGACAATAAATATTCTTTTGCAGAAATTGCGGATTTGGCAAGAGATTATATGGACTTTCCTTCAATAATTGATGTAGATGATGACAGATTTTTGAAACCTGAAAATATGATCCAGGAAATTAAAAACCATTGTATTGAAACAAATCAAAAGGTCCCGGAAGAAGTTGGGGAGATTGCAATTTGTGTCTTTAACAGTTTGGCTTATAGTTATAAAAGTTCAGTTGAATCTCTTGAAGAGATATTTGAAAAACCATTCAAAAAAATAAATATCTTTGGTGGGGGATGCAAAAATGATTTATTAAATGAAATAGTTGCAAAGGTTACCGGAAAAACGGTATTTGCCGGTCCATCAGAAGCAACAGCTATAGGTAATATTTCAGCTCAGCTGCTAAGCTCAGGAGCATGCAAAGATCTGGGCGAGGTAAGAAAATTGATAGGTAATTCTTTCAATATCAAAGAATTTAAATAA
- a CDS encoding sensor histidine kinase — translation MFRKLKLELILINLILTGLVLITIFSGIYILMQRSFDNSAYMRMSKTAHMGNIPPLMEPPPEKRLNSSEDFFIKVDGNGNIIDMSLNSTLSKTESQSLVKKVFDMEEDKGTVNYNDIALRYIKVPKSYGFIVVLLDKSVDSEVLRRLIIISAVICIISLVLVFIISLFLANISLKPVIGAWEKQKAFVADASHELRTPLAVITTNLDIVLDNDDELVSGQKKWLGNIKLETDRMTKLIESLLFLARSDSNKSQVSFMKFDLSNAVIKSVVPFEAVCIKNGINLKSNIEPDIIFMGNEGRIKQLIAILIDNSLKHTPEGGSIKVKVHRVKNGIEILVSDTGEGIPENHLNKIFDRFYKVDKSRAKREGNFGLGLAIAKTIVEEHRGNISVSSTVGKGSTFRIVFVN, via the coding sequence ATGTTCCGCAAATTAAAATTAGAGCTCATTTTAATTAATTTGATATTAACCGGGCTTGTACTTATTACTATATTTTCAGGTATATATATTTTAATGCAGAGAAGTTTTGATAATTCAGCCTATATGAGAATGTCTAAGACGGCCCACATGGGGAATATACCTCCATTAATGGAGCCTCCTCCAGAGAAAAGACTTAATTCGTCAGAAGATTTCTTTATAAAAGTAGATGGAAATGGAAACATCATAGATATGTCTTTGAATTCCACATTGTCAAAAACAGAATCACAAAGTTTAGTAAAGAAAGTGTTTGATATGGAGGAAGACAAGGGTACTGTAAATTATAATGATATTGCCCTGAGATATATCAAGGTTCCTAAAAGTTATGGGTTTATTGTAGTACTCCTGGATAAATCTGTTGATAGTGAAGTGCTGAGACGTCTGATAATTATATCTGCAGTAATATGTATTATAAGTCTTGTACTTGTATTTATAATAAGTTTATTTCTCGCCAATATATCACTTAAACCTGTGATAGGTGCATGGGAGAAGCAGAAGGCTTTTGTTGCCGATGCATCTCATGAACTCAGAACGCCGCTTGCAGTTATTACTACAAACCTTGATATAGTTCTTGACAATGATGATGAGCTGGTATCAGGTCAGAAAAAATGGTTGGGGAATATTAAATTGGAAACGGACAGGATGACCAAACTCATAGAGAGTCTTTTGTTTCTTGCAAGATCTGATTCCAATAAGAGTCAGGTTTCATTTATGAAATTTGATTTAAGTAATGCTGTTATAAAATCAGTAGTCCCATTTGAAGCAGTCTGCATAAAAAATGGAATAAACCTTAAATCCAATATTGAACCTGACATAATTTTTATGGGAAATGAAGGACGAATTAAGCAGCTTATAGCTATCTTGATTGATAATTCGCTAAAACATACTCCGGAAGGAGGCTCGATAAAGGTTAAAGTACATAGAGTTAAAAATGGAATCGAAATATTGGTATCTGATACTGGAGAGGGAATACCCGAAAATCATCTAAACAAGATTTTTGACAGGTTTTATAAGGTCGACAAATCAAGAGCCAAAAGAGAAGGTAATTTTGGACTTGGGTTGGCAATTGCAAAGACAATAGTTGAGGAACACAGGGGTAATATAAGTGTATCAAGCACTGTGGGAAAGGGATCCACGTTTAGAATTGTGTTTGTAAATTAA
- a CDS encoding glycosyltransferase family 39 protein: MKKIKFTKEKIAITAILLLSAILNFANLSIENYGNEYYASGVKSMLMNFKNFFFVSFDPAGFVSIDKPPLGFWVQTISAKIFGFSGISIILPQALAGVISVGVLYYMVKRSFGTAAGIISALCLAVTPVFVAASRNNTVDNLLVMTLLFACMFLSKAAEKGKFKYLIISLVLVGIGFNIKMLEAYMVGPAIYITYLISSAAPVKKKILHLIAGTVVLAVVSLSWAFVVDMIPSQNRPFVGSSSNNTVMELIFGHNGLERLGSSNGGMGPGGTPGRNNGNSGNEKFRNFERPASNGNGTNSGNGSSQFSQNMQPPNGGQGFPGQSPDSYAKNGFQNRSFKGQGGPGGSSGLSGTFGGQTPAGITRLFSKNVLSDQIVWFIPLAILGFIASLMLEKFRLPLDSRKKLDLALWILWLLPEFIYFSYTTGLFHPYYLTMMAPPIAALSGIGITSMWKLYKNGGIKAWLLPLSFIMEGIVHLVMLSYFTSSISSTIRIIITAAVVMCFISSALLIILKLIKKEIFTEILTAVALAGILITPAIGSSAAINHAVSGTIPAAGLELLSSGNSQNPMMGRNGSGINSSKNSKLVKFLKSNASNVKYALVVSSSNTAQSIILESGQSVMALGGFSGSDKILTLSQFKELVKKGEVRYVLSGGGMGGRESNDIMSWVQKNGKKVDQSEWSETSEKNSQGNSSDNRMGMESQTLYDLKDTVQ; this comes from the coding sequence ATGAAAAAAATAAAATTTACAAAAGAAAAGATTGCGATAACCGCAATACTGTTGTTATCAGCAATACTTAACTTTGCAAATCTGTCTATAGAGAATTATGGAAATGAGTATTATGCTTCCGGAGTAAAAAGTATGCTGATGAACTTTAAAAACTTTTTTTTCGTATCTTTTGATCCTGCAGGTTTCGTATCCATAGACAAACCACCTCTGGGATTTTGGGTACAGACCATATCTGCAAAAATATTTGGATTCAGTGGAATCAGCATAATTCTTCCCCAGGCACTTGCTGGAGTTATATCGGTGGGAGTATTATACTATATGGTTAAAAGATCCTTTGGAACTGCTGCCGGAATAATATCTGCCCTATGCCTTGCTGTAACACCCGTTTTTGTTGCTGCAAGCAGGAATAATACTGTAGATAATCTTTTGGTTATGACTTTACTGTTTGCATGCATGTTTTTATCCAAAGCAGCAGAAAAAGGCAAATTCAAGTATTTGATAATAAGTCTTGTGCTTGTAGGCATAGGATTCAATATAAAAATGCTGGAAGCTTATATGGTAGGTCCTGCTATATATATAACCTATTTAATATCATCAGCTGCACCTGTAAAGAAGAAGATACTCCATTTGATAGCAGGAACAGTTGTACTTGCTGTTGTGTCACTGTCCTGGGCTTTTGTAGTTGACATGATTCCATCGCAGAACAGGCCTTTCGTTGGCAGCAGCTCAAACAATACTGTGATGGAGCTAATATTCGGTCATAACGGCCTTGAAAGGCTGGGCAGTTCAAATGGAGGAATGGGGCCTGGTGGAACCCCAGGGAGAAACAATGGAAATTCTGGCAATGAAAAATTTAGAAACTTTGAAAGACCAGCATCTAACGGCAATGGAACTAATTCAGGTAATGGTTCCTCTCAATTTTCACAAAATATGCAGCCTCCTAATGGCGGACAGGGATTTCCAGGACAAAGTCCTGATTCTTATGCAAAAAATGGTTTCCAAAATAGATCTTTTAAAGGACAGGGTGGTCCTGGCGGTTCTTCAGGTCTTTCCGGAACTTTTGGAGGTCAAACTCCAGCGGGTATCACAAGATTATTCTCGAAAAATGTTTTGTCTGATCAGATAGTCTGGTTCATCCCACTGGCCATCTTGGGATTTATAGCTTCATTAATGTTAGAAAAATTTCGTCTACCGTTAGACAGCAGAAAAAAACTGGATCTGGCATTATGGATTTTATGGCTGCTGCCTGAATTCATATATTTCAGCTATACAACTGGATTATTCCATCCTTATTATCTGACTATGATGGCTCCTCCAATTGCAGCGCTGTCAGGAATTGGAATAACGTCAATGTGGAAACTGTACAAAAATGGAGGCATAAAAGCATGGCTGCTTCCTCTAAGTTTTATTATGGAAGGTATCGTACACCTTGTTATGCTTTCATACTTCACAAGCAGTATATCTTCTACAATAAGAATAATAATTACGGCTGCTGTAGTAATGTGTTTTATTTCCTCTGCACTGCTTATAATATTGAAACTGATAAAGAAAGAAATCTTTACTGAAATACTTACTGCAGTTGCACTTGCAGGAATTCTGATTACACCTGCAATAGGGTCTTCAGCTGCTATAAATCATGCAGTCAGCGGAACAATACCTGCAGCCGGGCTTGAACTTCTGTCAAGCGGCAATTCCCAAAATCCTATGATGGGCCGAAATGGCAGTGGAATAAACAGCAGCAAAAACAGCAAACTTGTAAAATTTCTCAAGTCCAATGCTTCCAATGTAAAATATGCCCTTGTTGTATCCAGTTCAAATACAGCCCAGAGCATAATACTTGAAAGCGGTCAAAGTGTAATGGCACTTGGTGGATTCTCAGGTTCCGACAAGATATTGACCTTAAGTCAGTTCAAGGAGCTCGTTAAAAAAGGTGAAGTCAGATATGTTCTCTCAGGAGGAGGAATGGGCGGAAGAGAATCAAATGATATTATGTCCTGGGTTCAGAAAAATGGCAAAAAAGTCGATCAAAGCGAGTGGAGCGAAACTTCAGAAAAAAATTCGCAGGGAAATAGTTCTGACAATAGAATGGGAATGGAGTCCCAAACATTATATGATCTCAAAGATACTGTACAATAA
- a CDS encoding glycosyltransferase family 2 protein, with product MNDDIIYSIVVPLYNEELVIEETYSQLKSVMDSTGEDYEIIFINDGSSDGTRIKTEKICRKDKNIELINFSRNFGHQCAITAGMEYASGEAIVVIDADLQDPPDVILRMIEKWKEGYDVVYGKRAQRKGETFFKKLTAKTFYRLLDSITSIKIPVDTGDFRLIDRKVCDTLKSLPERNRYVRGLVSWVGYRQTSVEFIRHERLAGDSKYPLKKMLKLALDGITSFSYKPLLLSGYLGCISLFIGIICLIVIIIKHMSDNTGIINFGLIIGIDFIMFGIILACIGIIGQYIGRIFDESKNRPNYIIESIINKNKERDKNEFSN from the coding sequence ATGAATGACGATATAATTTATTCCATAGTAGTTCCTTTATACAACGAAGAACTTGTAATTGAAGAAACTTATTCACAATTGAAATCAGTAATGGATTCTACAGGTGAAGATTACGAAATCATATTTATAAATGATGGAAGTTCGGATGGAACGAGAATCAAGACAGAAAAAATATGCCGCAAAGATAAAAATATAGAGCTTATCAATTTTTCGCGAAATTTTGGACACCAATGTGCAATAACCGCTGGAATGGAATATGCTTCCGGGGAAGCAATCGTGGTAATAGATGCAGATCTTCAGGATCCTCCGGATGTTATTTTACGGATGATTGAAAAATGGAAGGAAGGCTATGATGTAGTTTATGGGAAAAGGGCCCAAAGAAAAGGGGAAACCTTTTTTAAAAAACTTACAGCAAAGACATTTTACAGGTTGCTGGACAGTATTACAAGTATAAAAATTCCTGTAGATACTGGCGATTTCAGGCTTATAGACCGAAAAGTATGTGATACTCTAAAATCATTGCCTGAAAGAAATAGATATGTAAGAGGCCTTGTAAGCTGGGTTGGATACAGGCAGACATCAGTAGAGTTTATAAGACATGAAAGACTTGCAGGCGACAGCAAATATCCCCTTAAAAAAATGCTCAAACTTGCCCTTGATGGAATAACATCTTTCTCATACAAGCCTCTGCTGCTTTCAGGATATTTAGGCTGTATTTCTTTATTTATAGGAATAATCTGTTTAATCGTAATTATTATAAAGCATATGTCCGACAATACTGGCATAATAAATTTCGGACTCATTATAGGAATTGATTTTATAATGTTTGGCATTATACTTGCGTGCATTGGTATAATAGGGCAATATATAGGGAGAATTTTTGACGAAAGCAAAAATCGTCCAAATTATATTATTGAAAGTATAATAAATAAAAATAAGGAACGTGATAAAAATGAATTCTCTAACTAA
- a CDS encoding GtrA family protein, translating to MNSLTKTMDFIFNGRLKLLSRFSATGILNTLIDFIVFTICQSIIGLYYTISQIIGYSFGIANSFIFNKKWTFEAGNSRKKLYYELFQFTVVNIISLSVTLVFMKILISNFNSNIYLAKIIVTLMAQAVNFILYKIWVFN from the coding sequence ATGAATTCTCTAACTAAGACAATGGATTTCATTTTCAACGGCAGACTCAAACTATTAAGTCGTTTTTCTGCAACAGGAATACTTAATACACTTATAGATTTTATTGTCTTTACAATATGCCAAAGCATAATAGGTTTATATTACACAATAAGCCAAATTATAGGCTACAGCTTTGGTATAGCAAATAGCTTCATATTTAATAAAAAATGGACCTTTGAAGCAGGCAACTCCAGGAAAAAACTATATTATGAATTATTTCAATTTACAGTAGTCAATATAATTTCCCTTTCTGTTACATTGGTTTTTATGAAAATACTGATAAGCAATTTTAATTCAAATATATACCTGGCAAAAATAATTGTAACACTTATGGCCCAGGCAGTAAATTTCATATTGTATAAGATTTGGGTTTTCAACTAA
- the rhaD gene encoding rhamnulose-1-phosphate aldolase: MKVEEAEFVKDYIKITYDAWLKGWHERNGGNLSYRIAEDDVDGIRGELDESSEFKPIGVSVPNLANEYFLVTGSGKYMRNIKLDPEANIGVVKIDEKGENYKIVWGLLNGANPTSEFPSHLMSHSVKKEVTAGRNRVIYHSHTTNLIALTFVLPLDSKVFTRQLWEMATECPVVFPSGVGVVPWMVPGGAAIAKETSKLMREFDVVIWAHHGTFVSGETLDLAFGLMDTAEKSAEILVKVLSMGGKKQTITADNFRDLAKEFKVTLPEKFLYE; the protein is encoded by the coding sequence GTGAAAGTAGAAGAAGCGGAATTTGTAAAGGACTATATAAAGATAACCTATGATGCCTGGCTCAAGGGATGGCACGAGCGAAACGGCGGCAACCTGAGCTACAGGATAGCAGAAGACGATGTAGACGGCATAAGAGGGGAACTTGACGAAAGTTCAGAGTTCAAGCCAATAGGAGTCTCAGTTCCGAATCTTGCAAATGAATATTTTCTTGTAACCGGCAGCGGAAAATACATGAGAAATATAAAACTTGATCCTGAAGCCAATATAGGTGTGGTGAAGATAGATGAAAAAGGTGAGAACTACAAGATAGTATGGGGACTTTTAAATGGAGCAAATCCTACCAGTGAGTTTCCATCACATCTCATGAGCCATTCGGTTAAAAAAGAAGTTACAGCAGGCAGAAACAGGGTCATATATCACTCGCATACTACCAACCTGATTGCGCTTACCTTTGTTCTGCCCCTTGACAGCAAGGTATTTACGAGGCAGCTCTGGGAGATGGCAACGGAATGTCCTGTAGTATTTCCATCAGGAGTTGGAGTTGTACCGTGGATGGTACCGGGAGGAGCAGCCATTGCAAAGGAAACCAGCAAGCTTATGAGAGAATTTGATGTAGTAATATGGGCACATCATGGAACTTTTGTCTCGGGAGAGACGCTGGATCTTGCCTTCGGACTTATGGACACGGCAGAAAAATCAGCTGAAATTCTTGTAAAAGTACTGTCCATGGGTGGAAAGAAACAGACTATAACAGCAGATAACTTCAGAGATCTTGCAAAAGAATTCAAAGTTACCCTGCCTGAAAAATTCTTATATGAATAA